The region CTCGACTGGGGCCATAATTGGTTCACGGCCCACGGAGTAGTACGTATAATTCTGCTCGATCATCTGATCCAGCTCATATACGTTACGCCCGTCGAAAATTACTTTATTTTTCAATAAAAGATTCATTTTATCGAAATCAGGCGTGCGGAACAACGGCCATTCGGTGATGATTACCAGTGCATCGGCATCGTCGAGAGCGGCATACTGCGTATGGGCGTAGGTTACAGCATTACCGATCTGTTCCCGTACGTTGTCCATAGCTTCCGGATCATAAACCGTCACTTTGGCACCTGCATCAATCAACGCTTTAATGTTATCCAGAGCGGGGGCTTCGCGAATGTCGTCGGTATAGGGTTTGAAGGCCAATCCCCAGACAGCAATCGTCTTTCCTTTCAGGTCACCGCCAAAATGATTGAGGATCAATGGCATAAGCTTCGTCTTCTGCTCGTAGTTGACCTCCATCACCGATTTCAGTACTTTGAAATCGTAGTCAAAGTCCTTGGCTGTTTTCGCCAGCGCCTGCACATCTTTCGGGAAGCAGCTACCGCCGTATCCGATACCGGCAAACAGGAATCGTTTCCCAATGCGGCTGTCCGTTCCAATACCCCGACGGATATCGTCTACGTTTGCACCGGCCCGCTCGCACAGGTTGGCGATTTCGTTCATAAACGTAATTTTCGTAGCCAGGAATGCGTTGGCGGCATACTTGGTCATCTCAGCGGAACGCTCGTCCATGAAAATGACGGGGTTACCCTGCCGTACCAGCGGTGCGTAAAGTCGGTTCATAACAGCCTTGGCCCGGTCCGACTTCGTCCCGATCACAACCCGATCAGGCTTCATGAAATCTTCAACGGCAACACCTTCACGGAGGAACTCGGGGTTCGAAACGACGTCGAAATCTACTTTGGCATTATCAGCAATGTGCGCGTGTACTTTCTCAGCTGTGCCAACAGGTACAGTGCTCTTGTCAACAATTACAGCGTATTGGCTCAATATTGGGCCCAGGTCACTGGCTACTTTCAGGATATATTTCAGATCAGCGGAGCCATCCTCACCCGGAGGAGTTGGTAAGGCTAAAAAGATAACCTCGGCTCCCTTGATTCCTTCTTCCAAATCTGTGGTGAATGTCAACCGACCTTCTTCAACATTCCGATGAAACAAGGTTTCTAAACCTGGTTCATAAATAGGAACAATCCCGTTATTAAGTTTTCCTACTTTGCGCTCATCAATGTCTACACAGGTAACCTGATTTCCAGTTTCGGCAAAGCACGTACCTGTTACAAGTCCTACATATCCGGTTCCAACAACAGCTAGTTTCATATATATAATAAAATAA is a window of Spirosoma linguale DSM 74 DNA encoding:
- a CDS encoding nucleotide sugar dehydrogenase (KEGG: gur:Gura_2308 UDP-glucose 6-dehydrogenase~TIGRFAM: nucleotide sugar dehydrogenase~PFAM: UDP-glucose/GDP-mannose dehydrogenase; UDP- glucose/GDP-mannose dehydrogenase dimerisation; UDP- glucose/GDP-mannose dehydrogenase ; NAD-dependent glycerol- 3-phosphate dehydrogenase domain protein) codes for the protein MKLAVVGTGYVGLVTGTCFAETGNQVTCVDIDERKVGKLNNGIVPIYEPGLETLFHRNVEEGRLTFTTDLEEGIKGAEVIFLALPTPPGEDGSADLKYILKVASDLGPILSQYAVIVDKSTVPVGTAEKVHAHIADNAKVDFDVVSNPEFLREGVAVEDFMKPDRVVIGTKSDRAKAVMNRLYAPLVRQGNPVIFMDERSAEMTKYAANAFLATKITFMNEIANLCERAGANVDDIRRGIGTDSRIGKRFLFAGIGYGGSCFPKDVQALAKTAKDFDYDFKVLKSVMEVNYEQKTKLMPLILNHFGGDLKGKTIAVWGLAFKPYTDDIREAPALDNIKALIDAGAKVTVYDPEAMDNVREQIGNAVTYAHTQYAALDDADALVIITEWPLFRTPDFDKMNLLLKNKVIFDGRNVYELDQMIEQNYTYYSVGREPIMAPVEQKV